In a single window of the Pandoraea pulmonicola genome:
- a CDS encoding bifunctional 2-methylcitrate dehydratase/aconitate hydratase yields the protein MSAGISNVRPAPDKVLTDIADYVLTYEIRSDLAFDTARNCLIDTLGCGFEALSYPACTKLLGPIVPGTIVPNGAKVPGTPYQLDPVQAAFNLGAMIRWLDFNDTWLAAEWGHPSDNLGGILMTADWLSRTAVAGGQAPLTMRHVLGAMIKAHEIQGCLALENSFNEVGLDHVVLVKVASTAVVGEMLGLTRDELIDALSLAFVDGQSLRTYRHAPNTGSRKSWAAGDATSRAVRLALMARTGEMGYPSVLTAKTWGFYDVLFKGRPFAFQRPYGSYVMENVLFKISFPAEFHAQTAAEAAMTLHRQMQAAGRGAQDIRSVTIRTHAAAIRIIDKQGPLANPADRDHCIQYMVAVPLLFGRLTAADYEDDVAADPRIDALRAKIACVEDPRFTRDYHDPDKRSIANGLTVTFNDGTTLDEVLVEFPIGHKRRRAEGIPLLVEKFRTNLARRFAARAQARILEVALDQQRLEAMPVHRFVDLMV from the coding sequence CGACTACGTCCTCACCTATGAGATCCGCAGCGATCTCGCCTTCGACACCGCGCGCAACTGCCTGATCGATACGCTCGGGTGCGGCTTCGAAGCGCTGTCCTATCCCGCGTGCACCAAACTGCTCGGACCCATCGTGCCAGGCACGATCGTGCCCAACGGGGCGAAAGTCCCCGGGACGCCGTACCAGCTCGACCCGGTGCAGGCCGCGTTCAACCTCGGCGCCATGATTCGCTGGCTCGATTTCAACGACACCTGGCTCGCGGCGGAGTGGGGGCATCCGTCGGACAATCTCGGCGGCATCCTGATGACGGCGGACTGGCTCTCGCGCACGGCGGTGGCCGGCGGGCAGGCGCCGCTCACGATGCGCCACGTGCTCGGGGCGATGATCAAGGCGCACGAGATTCAGGGCTGTCTCGCGCTGGAGAATTCGTTCAACGAGGTGGGGCTCGATCACGTGGTGCTGGTGAAGGTCGCATCGACGGCCGTCGTCGGCGAAATGCTCGGCCTCACGCGCGACGAATTGATCGATGCCCTGTCGTTGGCTTTCGTCGACGGACAGAGTCTGCGCACCTATCGCCACGCGCCGAACACCGGCAGCCGCAAATCGTGGGCGGCCGGCGATGCGACGAGCCGTGCGGTGCGTCTCGCGCTGATGGCGCGCACCGGGGAGATGGGGTATCCGTCGGTGCTTACGGCAAAGACATGGGGCTTTTACGACGTGCTGTTCAAGGGCAGACCGTTCGCGTTCCAGCGCCCGTACGGGTCGTATGTCATGGAGAACGTGCTGTTCAAGATATCGTTTCCCGCCGAGTTTCATGCGCAGACCGCCGCCGAGGCGGCGATGACGCTGCACCGCCAAATGCAGGCGGCCGGGCGCGGCGCGCAGGACATCCGCTCGGTGACGATTCGCACGCACGCGGCGGCGATCCGGATCATCGACAAGCAGGGGCCGCTCGCGAATCCGGCCGATCGCGATCACTGCATTCAGTACATGGTGGCGGTGCCCTTGCTGTTCGGGCGCCTCACCGCGGCCGATTACGAGGACGACGTGGCTGCCGACCCGCGTATCGATGCGTTGCGCGCGAAGATCGCATGCGTGGAGGACCCGCGGTTCACGCGCGACTATCACGACCCCGACAAGCGTTCGATCGCCAACGGACTGACCGTCACGTTCAACGACGGCACGACGCTCGACGAAGTGCTCGTCGAATTCCCGATCGGCCACAAGCGGCGGCGCGCCGAGGGGATTCCGTTGCTCGTGGAGAAATTCCGCACCAACCTCGCGCGCCGTTTCGCGGCGAGGGCGCAGGCCCGTATCCTCGAAGTAGCGCTGGATCAGCAACGGCTCGAAGCGATGCCGGTGCATCGTTTCGTGGATTTGATGGTGTGA
- a CDS encoding aminoglycoside phosphotransferase family protein, whose protein sequence is MTWFEPYLARWRLRVDGEPFASKHSHLLPVRRKGVAAMLKVSHEKEERDGSALMAWWNGDGAAPVLEHDAEALLMLRADGRETLVEMSRQGRDDAATDILCAVVARLHRPRRETLPPLPPLPPLIPLTVRFSSLLSSAEGLGRPFVQCADVARALLATPQDVMVLHGDIHHGNVLDFGAAGWLAIDPKGLYGERGFDYANLFCNPDAQSALAPGVFDRRVERVARIAGLAPERLLRWVMAWAGLSAVWMLEDGDEEDGEEDGEVGVAGTLSIARRAAASLGIEI, encoded by the coding sequence ATGACCTGGTTCGAACCCTACCTGGCGCGTTGGAGGCTGCGCGTCGACGGCGAGCCGTTCGCATCGAAGCATAGTCATCTTCTGCCGGTGCGTCGGAAGGGTGTCGCCGCGATGCTCAAGGTGTCGCACGAGAAGGAAGAGCGCGACGGCAGCGCGCTGATGGCGTGGTGGAACGGCGATGGCGCCGCGCCCGTGCTCGAACACGACGCCGAAGCGCTGCTGATGCTGCGCGCCGACGGGCGTGAAACGCTGGTCGAGATGTCCCGGCAGGGACGTGACGACGCCGCCACCGACATTCTGTGCGCGGTCGTCGCTCGTCTTCATCGGCCGCGCCGTGAGACGCTGCCGCCATTGCCACCACTGCCACCACTAATTCCGCTGACGGTACGGTTTTCATCGCTGCTGTCGAGCGCCGAGGGGCTGGGGCGTCCCTTCGTCCAATGTGCCGATGTCGCGCGGGCGCTTCTGGCGACGCCGCAGGATGTCATGGTGCTGCACGGCGACATCCATCATGGCAACGTGCTCGACTTCGGCGCGGCGGGGTGGCTGGCCATCGATCCGAAAGGCCTGTACGGCGAGCGCGGCTTCGACTATGCCAATCTGTTTTGCAATCCCGATGCGCAGAGTGCCCTGGCTCCGGGGGTGTTCGACCGGCGTGTCGAGCGCGTCGCGCGCATCGCTGGGCTGGCGCCCGAGCGGTTGCTGCGATGGGTCATGGCGTGGGCTGGGCTGTCCGCCGTGTGGATGCTGGAGGACGGGGACGAGGAGGACGGCGAAGAGGACGGCGAGGTGGGCGTGGCTGGCACCCTGAGCATCGCGAGACGGGCGGCGGCGTCGCTCGGAATCGAGATTTGA
- a CDS encoding glycerate kinase, with translation MSSNVQAPIIVIAPDSFKGSLSAPEVARAIASGIARVLPDADLRLRPMADGGEGTLDALLSAGGRRVPLSVRGAGQASVTAEYGVMPDGTGVLESANVVSITDPVGMQTPVAERSTVGLGELLRALLDTGARRVLIGLGGSSTNDGGAGLLVGLGARLLDEAGEVVPPVPAALHRVASIDLNGLDARLKDCELIAMSDVNNPLNGAQGATAIFGPQKGVSEAQVEPLDRAIAHFAGHAHRAFNANEAASRAGAGAAGGLGFALHLLGARFRSGAEVVAERVGLPQAVEGADWLITGEGRSDGQTLSGKTPMIAAQVAIKAGATASLLSGAIDRSALDSLSRVFSGCFSLTFGPTTLEKAIADAAGLLADSAEQMARLRYTHKG, from the coding sequence CCAGCAATGTGCAAGCTCCGATCATCGTCATCGCTCCCGATTCGTTCAAAGGTTCGCTGAGCGCGCCCGAAGTGGCGCGCGCCATCGCCTCGGGCATCGCCCGCGTGCTGCCGGACGCCGATCTGCGTCTGCGCCCGATGGCCGATGGCGGCGAAGGCACGCTCGACGCCCTGCTCTCCGCCGGCGGACGGCGCGTGCCGCTGTCGGTGCGCGGTGCGGGGCAGGCGTCGGTGACGGCCGAGTACGGCGTCATGCCGGACGGCACGGGCGTGCTGGAGAGCGCCAACGTCGTGAGCATCACCGACCCGGTGGGCATGCAGACGCCGGTCGCCGAACGCTCGACCGTGGGCCTGGGCGAGTTGCTGCGCGCGCTGCTCGACACGGGTGCGCGCCGCGTGCTCATCGGCCTGGGCGGCAGCAGCACGAACGACGGCGGCGCGGGGCTGCTCGTCGGGCTCGGCGCCCGCCTGCTCGACGAGGCCGGCGAAGTCGTCCCGCCGGTGCCGGCCGCGCTGCATCGCGTGGCGTCGATCGATCTGAACGGGCTCGACGCCCGCCTCAAGGATTGCGAACTGATCGCGATGTCCGACGTGAACAACCCGCTCAACGGCGCGCAAGGCGCGACGGCGATCTTCGGGCCGCAAAAGGGCGTGAGCGAAGCGCAGGTCGAGCCGCTCGACCGTGCCATCGCGCATTTCGCCGGCCACGCGCATCGCGCCTTCAACGCCAATGAAGCCGCCAGCCGCGCGGGCGCCGGCGCCGCGGGCGGTCTGGGCTTCGCGCTGCATCTGCTCGGCGCGCGGTTCCGCTCGGGCGCGGAAGTGGTGGCCGAACGCGTCGGCCTGCCGCAAGCGGTGGAAGGGGCGGACTGGCTCATCACCGGCGAAGGCCGCAGCGACGGTCAGACGCTGTCCGGCAAGACGCCGATGATCGCCGCACAGGTCGCGATCAAGGCGGGGGCAACGGCGTCGCTGCTCTCGGGCGCCATCGACCGTAGTGCGCTGGACAGCCTCTCGCGTGTGTTTTCGGGCTGCTTCTCGTTGACGTTCGGCCCGACCACGCTGGAGAAGGCCATCGCCGACGCCGCTGGGCTGCTCGCCGACAGCGCCGAACAGATGGCGCGTCTGCGCTACACGCACAAGGGTTGA